In Ctenopharyngodon idella isolate HZGC_01 chromosome 1, HZGC01, whole genome shotgun sequence, a single genomic region encodes these proteins:
- the chtf18 gene encoding chromosome transmission fidelity protein 18 homolog, with translation MDEYDEMYGIEDDFEQQFADELEVMAEMDRELSSSAKVSEFRNKKPIPQTFEEAIVSGDVQLNKSVNNQHPESISPLVYEEEEESLTPKPKKRRQDVAKKLQFGVEHNDDITPPSSPEVYDRRVRDGPAVSLCLSPDRPAATKITTNVLDISGLAALQESPKRVTSARRHAQKRPPAIGDYITVTDSIGNRVYLNKKEDEEKAPDPRAFRNSLNGLGLLAVPIEVLKEQIAERRHRQVVEESQRLTELMNSGIDPKLIAEEQADSGVDGDSGEDEGSSSRLWVDQFSPQHYTDLLSDDFTNRCLLKWLKLWDTVVFGRERKPRPAPADVRSNFTNAQNQNQSQRFKTKSQMTEEILEAELDQYKRPKFKVALLSGPPGLGKTTLAHIIAKHAGYNVVEINASDDRSAELFQKRIDTATQMKSVLGANEKPNCLIIDEIDGAPAAAINILLATLNRKDSRDGEESGVNALKKKKKKQSVLLRPIICICNDLYVPALRPLRQQAFLLSFPQTLPSRLAQRLAEITRRQGMKADTGTLMALCEKTDNDIRSCINTLQFLHSRGQKHLDQRSVSSMCVGLKDQNKGLFSVWQEIFQLPRLKRKRIGGDPFGGFDEAGPKDGAQRIQHILHLVSSNGEHEKLTQGLYDNFLNMKLKDPGMLGVCTGLDWLCFSDLLNECVLHGQNYSLMRYFPFLPAAFHHLYAANSVPRINYPHSHYEAFTKAQHTKNALLAMLNDIPPAIQSRVCISSLCLDILSLLLELISPKLRPVNPQLYSIREKQQLYDLIDTMINYNLTYRQDRTPEGQYTYVLEPNVEDVVRFPGLPPRRQLTYQVKQLIARETELERMRRVERAQQKRNPKKTEAVNKNQERRKRRRKPK, from the exons ATGGACGAATATGACGAAATGTACGGGATTGAAGATGATTTTGAACAACAGTTTGCGGATGAATTGGAAGTCATGGCTGAAATGGATC GCGAACTTTCATCATCTGCAAAAGTGTCTGAGTTCCGCAATAAGAAGCCGATCCCACAGACGTTCGAGGAAGCCATTGTGTCCGGTGATGTACAATTGAATAAATCAGTAAATAACCAACATCCCGAGAGCATCTCACCTCTAGTatatgaggaggaggaggaatcCCTGA CTCCTAAACCCAAGAAAAGAAGACAAGATGTGGCAAAAAAGCTCCAGTTTGGTGTTGAACACAATGATGACATCACTCCTCCGTCTTCCCCAGAGGTTTACGACAGACGAGTGAGAGATGG ACCTGCAGTTTCCCTGTGCCTAAGTCCAGATAGACCAGCAGCCACAAAAATAACAACCAACGTGTTAGATATCAGTGGACTGGCAGCGTTACAGGAGTCACCAAAGCGGGTTACCTCAGCTAGACGTCATGCCCAGAAACGGCCCCCTGCAATCGGAGATTACATCACAGTCACAGACTCCATAGGAAACAGAGTCTACCTTAACAAGAAAGAGGATGAGGAGAAG GCACCAGACCCAAGAGCCTTCCGTAACTCACTTAATGGACTAGGACTGCTAGCAGTTCCAATAGAAGTGCTGAAAGAACAAATTGCAGAGAGA cgCCATCGACAAGTGGTGGAGGAATCCCAGAGATTGACAGAACTTATGAACAG TGGTATCGATCCAAAGCTTATTGCAGAAGAGCAGGCAGACTCTGGTGTGGATGGCGATAGTGGGGAAGATGAAGGCTCATCCTCGCGGCTGTGGGTGGATCAGTTCTCACCACAACACTACACTGATCTGCTGAGTGATGAT TTCACTAACCGCTGTCTGCTGAAGTGGCTGAAGCTCTGGGACACTGTGGTCTTTGGGCGAGAAAGGAAACCCCGTCCGGCCCCTGCAGACGTCAGATCGAATTTTACAAATGCTCAAAACCAAAACCAGTCCCAGCGTTTCAAAACCAAGTCTCAAATGACAGAAGAGATACTAGAGGCTGAGCTAGACCAGTACAAAAGGCCTAAATTTAAG GTGGCACTATTATCAGGTCCTCCTGGACTGGGGAAAACCACGCTAGCACACATTATCGCAAAGCATGCTGGTTACAATGTAGTAGAAATCAACGCTAG TGATGACCGCAGCGCAGAGCTCTTCCAGAAACGCATTGATACCGCTACACAGATGAAGTCAGTCCTGGGAGCCAATGAAAAGCCCAACTGCCTTATTATAGATGAAATTGACGGGGCTCCTGCT GCTgccattaatattttattggcCACTCTGAACCGGAAGGATAGCCGAGATGGAGAGGAGTCAGGTGTTAATGccttgaaaaagaaaaagaagaagcaaTCTGTGCTGCTTAGACCAATCATCTGCATCTGCAATGACct ttatgTTCCAGCTCTGAGGCCGCTGAGACAGCAAGCTTTCCTGTTGTCCTTTCCCCAGACTCTGCCCTCCCGATTAGCTCAAAGACTGGCAGAG ATCACGCGGCGTCAGGGTATGAAAGCAGATACAGGCACTCTGATGGCCTTGTGTGAGAAAACCGACAATGACATCCGTTCTTGCATCAACACGTTACAG TTTTTACACAGTCGTGGACAGAAGCACTTGGATCAGCGCAGCGTCAGTTCCATGTGTGTGGGATTGAAAGATCAAAACAAGGGACTCTTCTCAGTTTGGCAGGAAATCTTCCAGCTTCCTCGGCTGAAAAG GAAGCGGATTGGTGGAGATCCTTTTGGTGGTTTTGATGAAGCTGGACCTAAAGATGGTGCACAAAGGATTCAGCACATCTTACATTTGGTCTCATCAAATGGAGAGCATGAGAAACTCACTCAG GGTTTGTATGATAACTTCCTCAACATGAAGCTGAAGGACCCTGGGATGTTGGGTGTGTGCACGGGTCTTGACTGGTTGTGTTTCTCTGACCTGCTGAATGAGTGTGTGCTACATGGACAAAACTACTCGCTCATGCGCTACTTCCCGTTCCTGCCCGCTGCTTTCCACCACCTATATGCCGCAAACTCTGTGCCACGCATCAATTATCCACACAGCCACTACGAG GCTTTCACTAAAGCTCAGCACACCAAGAATGCCCTCCTTGCCATGTTGAATGACATCCCACCTGCCATACAGAGCCGTGTTTGCATAAGCAGTCTCTGTTTGGACATCCTCAGCCTTCTCCTGGAGCTCATCTCCCCCAAACTGCGGCCG GTCAACCCTCAGCTTTACAGCATCAGGGAGAAGCAGCAGCTTTACGATTTGATTGACACCATGATCAACTACAACCTGACCTACAGACAGGACCGCACACCAGAGGGACAGTACACTTATGTGCTGGAGCC TAATGTAGAAGATGTGGTGCGTTTTCCGGGATTGCCTCCCCGGAGGCAGCTAACCTATCAGGTGAAACAGCTGATCGCCAGGGAGACAGAATTAGAGAGAATGAGGAGGGTGGAGAGGGCCCAGCAGAAACGAAAcccaaaaaag ACAGAGGCAGTAAATAAGAATCAAGAGAGAAGAAAGAGGAGAAGAAAACCGAAGTGA
- the gng13a gene encoding guanine nucleotide-binding protein G(I)/G(S)/G(O) subunit gamma-13a, whose amino-acid sequence MDELDEAQLKNHVDSLKQQLQFQREKTSVSLPELTKWMEEKMNEDPFLNPDVLRENPWVESSKCVII is encoded by the exons ATGGATGAGCTGGATGAGGCTCAACTGAAGAACCATGTGGACAGTCTGAAGCAGCAGCTACAGTTTCAAAGAGAGAAAACATCCGTCTCTCTTCCAGA gttaACTAAATggatggaggagaaaatgaatgaggaTCCATTTCTGAATCCAGATGTACTGAGGGAGAACCCATGGGTGGAGTCAAGCAAATGTGTTATAATatag
- the LOC127511511 gene encoding proline-rich protein 18, which yields MLGALETTGCPDHAKDHIPFPSHYTSKTEFLSYVLLYLVKMPFPPVTRPRSLPSSGKEKLSGPLPVIPIKTVEEKSSVKERLKKLSKKASPHKSKLPTSRATSGLRMEGKNTWIMTPRPADPSSSSTPTSSKSTSDISTSATNLATISSANSSSKKMFPASVSATSIPTDSCSLQASSGSDHGLNSKSNFSLNLTPEATLLLQKRSREKQLRGTVTTPHQKARPPAKSGSRSNIPLVKISLLNDRHRYDDVEYEEDKEQSVDQSVLLKCSEWLRGVENAAGATVLCRMDKISQKSI from the coding sequence ATGTTGGGGGCTCTGGAAACCACTGGTTGTCCTGATCATGCGAAAGATCACATCCCATTTCCGTCGCACTACACCTCAAAGACTGAATTCTTGTCCTACGTGCTGCTCTATCTGGTGAAGATGCCTTTCCCGCCTGTGACCAGACCTCGAAGTCTTCCCAGCTCGGGCAAAGAAAAACTTTCAGGACCGTTGCCTGTCATTCCGATCAAGACTGTGGAAGAGAAAAGTTCTGTGAAGGAGCGGCTCAAGAAGTTGAGCAAGAAGGCCTCGCCGCACAAAAGCAAGTTGCCCACCAGTCGAGCCACTTCTGGCTTGAGGATGGAGGGTAAAAACACCTGGATTATGACTCCAAGACCTGCAGATCCTTCAAGCTCCTCGACCCCAACTTCTTCTAAAAGTACTTCTGACATTAGTACCTCTGCAACCAATCTGGCAACAATCTCCTCAGCGAACTCCTCTAGCAAGAAGATGTTTCCTGCCAGCGTTTCAGCAACAAGCATCCCAACAGACTCTTGTAGTCTGCAAGCCTCCTCTGGATCAGACCATGGATTAAACAGCAAATCTAACTTCTCTCTCAACCTGACTCCTGAGGCCACCTTGCTCCTGCAGAAACGTAGCCGTGAGAAGCAGCTCCGTGGCACCGTAACAACACCGCACCAGAAAGCCCGCCCGCCTGCCAAGTCGGGTTCTCGATCTAACATCCCACTGGTGAAGATATCTCTTCTGAATGACCGTCACCGATATGATGACGTGGAATATGAGGAAGACAAAGAGCAGAGTGTGGATCAGAGCGTCCTACTGAAATGTTCTGAATGGTTGCGAGGAGTGGAGAACGCTGCCGGAGCTACGGTCCTGTGTAGAATGGACAAAATCAGCCAGAAGAGCATTTAG
- the zgc:136472 gene encoding protein disulfide-isomerase, with protein sequence MKVCITLCLSLCVYLHEALAESDSDSIVEDKDVLVLTKGNFKRALKQHNQLLVHFYAPLSGQSLGSILEFREAAIALKEAKSDVRLAGVDVKKEKDLAASLNVTTIPSLRLYLSGDKNNPVYCPDLKSSASILTWLKRRKGPSAEIISSLTQLEEFIGEDELVVLGLFKDLEEGIVKVFYETANDIADLPFGVTGHDEIFSKYEISGDTVLLIRRSKIDKQFEMGSSTVKKDLVHFIRLYEMELVTEYNGVTASKILNSVVLNHLLLFINKTEDGFEELYHAFKTTAEKLRGKVLFVMIDVSEPRNGRMMEYFRVRSEEAPQVRMVNLSDNTQYQLPSDQFDAHTLLEFCLSYLDGKVKPKLQSEPIPENWDTQPVKELVGMNFEKVAFNHNKNVIVLFYAPWSSESHALFPLWEELAEHFSEDEDVVVAKIDVTANDVNIHLGEKYPSIKLFPALYVERVVPYSGKRKLRPIVTFMKKEIEKAKKEKAKEEELRKKYLNEQKAAVKEEL encoded by the exons ATGAAGGTGTGCATTACGCTGTGCCTGAGCTTGTGCGTGTATTTACACGAAGCTCTGGCGGAAAGCGATTCTGACTCAATCGTTGAAGACAAAGACGTTCTAGTGCTGACAAAAGGCAATTTCAAACGAGCTCTTAAACAACACAACCAGCTATTGGTGCACTTCT ATGCGCCTCTTTCTGGCCAGTCCCTTGGCTCTATCCTGGAGTTTAGAGAAGCAGCCATTGCGTTAAAGGAAGCAAAGTCAGATGTGAGGCTGGCAGGAGTGGatgtaaaaaaggaaaaagatcTTGCTGCATCCCTTAATGTCACAACAATACCATCACTACGGCTGTACCTGTCTGGAGACAAAAACAACCCAGTGTACTGTCCTG ATCTTAAGAGCTCCGCCTCCATCCTGACTTGGCTTAAAAGAAGAAAGGGTCCGAGCGCTGAAATCATCAGTAGTCTCACACAGCTGGAAGAGTTCATAGGTGAAGATGAGCTTGTGGTGCTTGGATTGTTTAAG GATCTTGAAGAAGGCATAGtcaaagtgttttatgaaacagCCAATGACATTGCTGACCTGCCCTTTGGAGTAACAGGACATGATGAAATCTTCAGCAAGTATGAGATCAGCGGAGACACTGTTCTCCTCATCAGAAGG TCTAAAATTGACAAGCAATTTGAGATGGGAAGCAGCACAGTGAAGAAAGATCTCGTTCATTTTATCAGACTTTATGAGATGGAACTTGTGACCGAGTACAATGGCGTG ACAGCATCTAAGATCCTGAATTCAGTGGTGCTGAACCATTTGCTTCTGTTTATTAATAAGACTGAGGATGGATTTGAAGAGTTATACCATGCTTTTAAAACCACTGCGGAAAAACTCAGAGGGAAG GTTCTGTTTGTAATGATTGATGTGAGTGAGCCACGAAATGGCCGTATGATGGAGTATTTCCGTGTGAGGTCAGAAGAAGCGCCTCAGGTCCGTATGGTCAATTTATCAGACAACACTCAATACCAGCTGCCATCTGATCAGTTTGACGCACACACTCTTTTAGAGTTCTGTCTGAGTTACCTGGATGGGAAAGTTAAG CCTAAGCTGCAGAGTGAGCCAATTCCTGAAAACTGGGACACACAGCCAGTGAAAGAGCTCGTTGGgatgaactttgaaaaagtggCCTTCAACCATAACAAAAATGTCATCGTCTTGTTCT ATGCACCTTGGAGCAGTGAAAGTCATGCTCTGTTTCCACTGTGGGAGGAACTTGCTGAACACTTTAGTGAAGATGAAGATGTTGTTGTTGCCAAGATTGACGTTACTGCTAATGATGTAAACATTCATCTAGGAGAAAAATACCCATCAATCAAATTATTTCCTGCTCTTTATGTGGAGAGG GTAGTACCATATTCTGGCAAAAGGAAGCTGAGGCCTATAgtaacatttatgaaaaaaGAGATTGAAAAAGCCAAGAAGGAAAAAGCCAAG GAGGAGGAACTGAGGAAGAAATATCTGAATGAACAGAAGGCTGCAGTGAAAGAGGAACTGTAA